A genome region from Brassica oleracea var. oleracea cultivar TO1000 chromosome C2, BOL, whole genome shotgun sequence includes the following:
- the LOC106327629 gene encoding sodium/hydrogen exchanger 1: MTMMASFLDSFVSKMPSLSTSDHASVVSLNLFVALLCACIVIGHLLEENRWMNESITALMIGLATGVVILLISNGKSSRLLVFSEDLFFIYLLPPIIFNAGFQVKKKQFFRNFVTIMLFGAIGTVISCTVITLGVTQFFKKLDIGTFDLGDYLAIGAIFAATDSVCTLQVLNQDETPLLYSLVFGEGVVNDATSVVVFNAIQSFDLTHLNHEAAFQLLGNFMYLFLLSTLLGVATGLISAYVIKKLYFGRHSTDREVALMMLMAYLSYMLAELFDLSGILTVFFCGIVMSHYTWHNVTESSRITTKHTFATLSFLAETFIFLYVGMDALDIDKWRSVSDSPGTSVAVSSILIGLLMLGRAAFVFPLSFLSNLVKKNESEKINFKMQVVIWWSGLMRGAVSMALAYNKFTSAGHTDLRGNAIMITSTITVCLFSTVVFGMLTKPLIRFLLPHQKATTSFLSDGNTPKSIQIPLLDQDSFIEFTGNHNVPRPDSIRGFLTRPTRTVHYYWRKFDDSFMRPVFGGRGFVPFVPGSPTERDPPDLSRA; the protein is encoded by the exons CCTCTGATCACGCCTCTGTGGTTTCACTCAATCTCTTCGTGGCACTTCTTTGTGCTTGTATTGTCATTGGCCATCTCTTGGAGGAGAATCGATGGATGAACGAATCCATCACCGCCTTAATGATT GGGCTGGCCACTGGTGTTGTGATCTTGTTGATTAGTAATGGAAAAAGCTCACGTCTTCTGGTCTTCAGTGAAGATCTTTTCTTCATATATCTTTTGCCACCCATTATATTCAATGCAGG GTTTCAAGTAAAAAAGAAGCAGTTTTTCCGCAATTTCGTGACGATTATGCTCTTTGGTGCTATTGGAACTGTTATCTCTTGCACTGTCATAACTCTAG GTGTAACGCAGTTCTTTAAGAAACTGGACATTGGGACCTTTGACTTGGGTGATTATCTTG CAATTGGTGCCATATTTGCGGCAACAGATTCTGTGTGCACACTGCAG GTGCTGAATCAAGATGAGACACCTTTGCTTTACAGTCTTGTATTCGGAGAAGGTGTTGTGAATGATGCCACATCAGTTGTCGTCTTCAACGCCATTCAGAGCTTTGACCTCACACACCTTAACCATGAAGCTGCTTTTCAGCTTCTTGGAAACTTCATGTATTTGTTTCTCCTTAGCACATTGCTTGGTGTTGCG ACTGGTCTGATAAGTGCGTATGTCATTAAAAAGCTATACTTTGGAAG ACACTCAACCGACCGAGAGGTTGCTCTCATGATGCTGATGGCGTATCTTTCTTATATGCTCGCTGAG CTTTTTGACTTGAGTGGCATTCTCACTGTGTTTTTCTGTGGGATTGTCATGTCCCATTACACCTGGCACAACGTCACCGAGAGCTCAAGAATCACTACAAA GCATACCTTTGCGACTTTGTCGTTTCTTGCGGAGACGTTTATTTTCTTGTATGTCGGAATGGATGCATTGGACATTGACAAGTGGAGATCAGTAAGTGACAGCCCGGGGACATCAGTTGCAGTGAGCTCAATCCTAATAGGTTTGCTCATGCTTGGAAGAGCAGCGTTCGTCTTCCCGTTATCGTTTCTGTCAAACTTGGTCAAGAAGAACGAAAGCGAGAAGATCAACTTCAAGATGCAA GTTGTGATTTGGTGGTCTGGTCTCATGAGAGGTGCTGTATCAATGGCTCTTGCATACAACAAG TTTACAAGTGCTGGGCACACGGATTTGCGCGGGAATGCAATCATGATCACAAGTACTATAACCGTCTGTCTTTTCAGCACCGTG GTGTTTGGTATGTTGACAAAACCACTCATAAGATTCCTATTGCCGCACCAGAAAGCCACCACGAGCTTTTTATCTGATGGCAACACACCAAAGTCCATCCAGATCCCTTTGCTGGACCAAGACTCGTTCATTGAGTTTACAGGGAACCACAATGTGCCTAGGCCTGACAGTATACGTGGCTTCTTGACACGGCCCACTAGAACGGTGCATTACTACTGGAGAAAGTTTGATGACTCCTTCATGAGACCTGTCTTTGGAGGACGTGGCTTTGTCCCTTTCGTCCCTGGCTCTCCAACTGAGAGAGACCCTCCTGATCTCAGTAGAGCTTGA
- the LOC106326858 gene encoding cilia- and flagella-associated protein 58-like, which produces MERTKVEDELNVREAMRVNLGKAIDKLHSQASELLVFTHQWRDLEDDLKSVQGQVEKRFMELESREAELRNRSFAIDTIGDLEVKADGLRREIKDKEEVLKMLVEECAVKQRSKESQLDEMMESMRKTQAELAQMETKLERHRVEVTVEMRHLGRAQTLRRELEEENERKTRDLTLVQEKVVECGKLLETRSLELTKTQGELGLKVEQLGHVKIELTTKMKHLERIQTRNRKLEDDIERKRKDLAAVLDKTAECGKKLEARSSKLVSKEKKLQELSLDIDLKEDIAISLDKEMEKTCQNTESKAKELENIERMIHEQSGHYESIKLLIQEHTEELASKEKRHKEITEAIHKLSCKQLSKEERCIAEHESTEKELKSLKAILTERDKQIEEGEKQLQYLSHSNNELIRKLTGRQEQFRSRQSSTTDLIAEQDSVKKKLRSVKDAFRQCSQNLCNKEKELKSLESVLTERNKQVEEGEKKIQDLNNSNEELVRQVNVRQEQVCSVEKAIRESTDKLGAKRKYCERVQRSITDLTVVLKSKACHLSSVKKKIQESLEDLQSIKEQKVRLKASLMEHEQGLELKQKELDEKDQKLKATEQELAKWVKDYDAVAKQLSNLCQERNMDVHKPTGNSRKRGRYDESLSQSLDVETHGKENTYNFENQRSQDKFKIDQLWAVYSEGMPRKYAQIKRIDTSPEFKLHVAPLELYLPPNLMTHPVSCGRFRLKTGIAEVLAPSSFSHEVKAVKSNVNRFEVYPRKGEIWALYKNWNITNCADGSEEEDLEIVEVVETKEQSIQAMLLTAKVFSKVLYGRCLESKDGFVEIPKKEVNRFSHQILAVRRERSATRLGDCEWWEVDSKAVLDLNPKKHKSITIDEEHLNTKGDFRRKSSQMDWKKRWYAS; this is translated from the exons ATGGAGAGAACTAAGGTGGAAGATGAGTTAAATGTCCGTGAGGCCATGAGAGTGAATCTCGGTAAAGCTATTGACAAGCTTCACTCTCAGGCTTCTGAACTACTTGTCTTCACTCATCAGTGGAGAGACTTGGAGGATGATTTGAAGTCAGTGCAAGGTCAAGTGGAGAAGAGGTTCATGGAGTTGGAGTCAAGAGAGGCGGAGTTGCGAAACAGAAGCTTTGCTATTGATACAATAGGTGATTTAGAGGTGAAAGCTGATGGGCTGAGGAGGGAGATCAAAGACAAAGAAGAGGTTCTTAAGATGTTGGTGGAAGAGTGTGCGGTCAAGCAAAGGTCAAAGGAAAGTCAACTTGATGAGATGATGGAATCTATGAGGAAGACTCAGGCTGAGCTAGCACAGATGGAGACTAAACTCGAGAGGCATCGTGTTGAGGTCACTGTAGAGATGAGGCATTTGGGTAGGGCTCAAACTCTCAGGAGAGAGTTGGAAGAGGAGAATGAGAGAAAGACAAGAGATCTCACATTGGTTCAGGAGAAAGTTGTGGAGTGTGGTAAGCTGCTTGAGACAAGGTCCTTGGAACTAACAAAGACTCAGGGTGAGCTTGGTTTGAAGGTGGAACAGTTAGGACATGTAAAGATTGAGCTTACCACTAAGATGAAGCATCTTGAGAGGATTCAAACACGCAATAGAAAACTGGAAGATGATATAGAGAGGAAGAGGAAGGATCTTGCAGCGGTTCTTGATAAAACTGCAGAATGTGGGAAGAAGCTTGAGGCAAGGTCCTCGAAACTTGTTTCTAAAGAGAAAAAGTTGCAAGAACTAAGTCTGGACATTGACCTGAAGGAAGATATAGCCATATCACTAGACAAGGAGATGGAGAAGACTTGTCAAAATACAGAATCAAAAGCTAAGGAGCTGGAGAACATTGAAAGGATGATTCATGAACAGAGTGGACACTATGAATCAATAAAGCTGTTGATTCAGGAACACACTGAAGAACTTGCTTCCAAAGAGAAGAGACACAAAGAGATCACAGAGGCTATTCATAAACTATCTTGCAAGCAACTTTCAAAAGAGGAAAGATGCATTGCTGAGCATGAGTCAACAGAAAAGGAGTTAAAGTCTTTGAAAGCAATACTCACTGAGAGAGATAAACAAATTGAAGAAGGTGAGAAGCAATTACAGTACTTGAGTCACTCCAATAATGAACTTATCAGAAAACTCACTGGGAGACAAGAACAGTTTCGTTCAAGACAGAGCTCAACAACTGATCTTATAGCTGAGCAAGATTCAGTTAAAAAGAAGCTTAGGTCTGTGAAAGATGCATTCAGACAGTGTAGCCAAAACCTGTGTAACAAAGAGAAGGAGTTGAAGTCTTTAGAGTCAGTACTCACTGAGAGAAACAAACAAGTTGAGGAAGGAGAGAAGAAGATACAAGATTTGAATAACTCCAATGAGGAACTTGTGAGACAAGTCAATGTGAGACAAGAACAAGTTTGTTCAGTCGAAAAAGCGATAAGGGAATCCACAGATAAGTTGGGAGCTAAGAGGAAATATTGTGAACGGGTTCAAAGATCAATTACTGACCTAACTGTTGTGCTGAAATCAAAAGCATGTCATCTTAGTTCCGTCAAGAAAAAGATTCAAGAAAGCTTGGAAGACTTGCAATCAATAAAGGAGCAGAAGGTCAGGCTAAAAGCATCATTGATGGAACATGAGCAAGGACTTGAACTGAAACAAAAGGAGCTTGACGAAAAAGATCAGAAACTGAAAGCCACAGAACAGGAGTTGGCTAAATGGGTTAAGGATTATGATGCGGTAGCAAAGCAGTTGTCTAACCTTTGTCAAGAAAGAAACATGGATGTCCACAAACCAACAGGGAACTCAAGGAAACGTGGGAGATATGATGAGTCACTATCTCAGTCCTTAGATGTAGAGACTCATGGGAAAGAAAACACTTACAACTTTGAGAACCAGAGATCTCAGGACAAGTTCAAGATTGATCAACTATGGGCTGTTTATAGCGAAGGGATGCCAAGAAAGTATGCTCAGATCAAGAGAATCGACACAAGCCCTGAGTTCAAGCTACATGTAGCACCTTTAGAGCTGTATCTCCCTCCCAACCTCATGACACATCCAGTTTCCTGTGGCCGCTTCAGGTTGAAAACTGGTATAGCAGAAGTCCTTGCACCTAGCAGCTTCTCACATGAGGTTAAAGCAGTGAAGAGTAATGTAAACAGATTTGAAGTATATCCAAGAAAAGGTGAGATATGGGCTTTGTACAAAAACTGGAATATTACAAACTGTGCTGATGGGTCTGAAGAGGAAGATCTTGAGATTGTGGAAGTTGTGGAAACTAAAGAGCAGAGCATACAAGCAATGCTTTTGACTGCTAAAGTGTTTAGCAAGGTTCTATATGGAAGGTGTCTTGAGTCAAAGGATGGTTTTGTAGAGATCCCAAAGAAGGAAGTGAATAGATTCTCGCATCAGATTCTAGCGGTCAGACGTGAGAGGAGTGCAACTCGCCTTGGAGATTGCGAATGGTGGGAGGTTGACTCTAAAGCAGTTCTTGATCTTAACCCAAAGAAGCATAAGAGCATCACTATAG ATGAAGAACATCTCAACACCAAAGGTGATTTCAGAAGAAAAAGTAGTCAAATGGATTGGAAGAAAAGATGGTATGCGTCATGA